One Pseudomonas sp. FP1742 genomic window carries:
- a CDS encoding DUF1329 domain-containing protein: protein MTKIKLLLLSTLSISICAGSVFAAVSPDEAAKLKTTLTPLGAEKAGNADGSIPAWTGGLTKDVAGAKSGDVPADPFPGEKPLLQITAKNAAQYADKLSEGTKALLAKYPDTFHLDVYPTHRTAAAPDSVYQNTFANATKCKTTSNGLSVEGCFGGIPFPIPKTGNEVIWNFLLRVEAESIQMGYANVIGNADGTRTLASRGVENWQYPYYYKDGAADKWSGQYALLRFLTNEPPFKAGESLVTHDSINAQEPREAWQYLVGQRRVRRAPTVGYDTPDFVASGANYFDEVHGFIGHPDRYDWKLVGKKELYIPYNDNKFNAEKRDDAFVANHLNSDKVRWELHRVWELEATVAPGKRHAVPKRKFFIDEDSWTVSLVDGYDAEGKLWRVSQVLPFVVPSIPAVVVKPVVIYNLQAKTYSVVQSLNGETYSVIPRKPENFFTGNSVASGSVR from the coding sequence ATGACAAAAATTAAACTGCTGCTGCTTTCCACTCTGTCGATTTCCATCTGCGCCGGCTCCGTATTTGCGGCGGTGAGTCCTGACGAGGCGGCGAAGCTCAAGACCACGCTGACGCCCCTGGGCGCCGAAAAGGCCGGTAATGCCGATGGCTCCATTCCCGCGTGGACCGGTGGGCTGACCAAGGACGTCGCGGGTGCCAAGTCCGGCGATGTGCCGGCAGATCCGTTTCCGGGTGAAAAACCGCTGCTGCAGATTACCGCCAAAAACGCTGCGCAATATGCGGACAAGTTGAGCGAAGGCACCAAAGCGCTCCTGGCCAAATACCCGGACACGTTCCATCTGGACGTCTACCCGACTCACCGGACGGCGGCGGCGCCTGACAGCGTTTATCAAAACACCTTCGCCAATGCGACTAAGTGCAAGACCACCAGCAACGGGTTGTCGGTGGAAGGTTGCTTTGGCGGTATCCCGTTTCCCATCCCGAAAACCGGGAACGAGGTCATCTGGAACTTCCTGCTGCGGGTCGAAGCCGAGTCCATCCAGATGGGCTATGCCAACGTCATCGGCAATGCTGACGGGACCCGGACCCTGGCCAGTCGGGGCGTCGAGAACTGGCAGTACCCGTATTACTACAAGGACGGCGCAGCCGATAAGTGGTCGGGTCAATATGCTCTGCTGCGCTTCTTGACCAACGAGCCACCGTTCAAGGCCGGCGAGTCGCTGGTGACGCACGACAGCATCAATGCACAAGAACCACGGGAAGCCTGGCAGTACCTGGTCGGCCAGCGCCGTGTGCGTCGCGCTCCAACCGTGGGTTACGACACACCGGACTTCGTTGCTTCGGGCGCCAATTACTTCGATGAAGTGCATGGTTTCATTGGCCATCCGGATCGTTACGACTGGAAACTGGTCGGCAAAAAAGAACTGTACATCCCGTACAACGACAACAAATTCAATGCCGAAAAACGCGACGACGCCTTTGTCGCCAACCACCTCAACTCGGACAAAGTGCGCTGGGAACTGCATCGCGTATGGGAGCTGGAGGCGACTGTCGCCCCGGGCAAACGCCATGCCGTGCCCAAGCGCAAGTTCTTCATCGATGAAGACAGCTGGACAGTTTCGCTGGTCGATGGCTACGACGCCGAGGGCAAGCTGTGGCGTGTGTCCCAAGTGCTGCCATTCGTTGTTCCCTCCATTCCGGCGGTGGTGGTGAAACCGGTGGTGATCTACAACCTGCAAGCCAAGACGTACAGCGTCGTGCAAAGCCTGAACGGCGAAACCTACAGCGTTATCCCGCGCAAGCCTGAGAACTTTTTTACCGGTAACTCGGTAGCGTCCGGGTCGGTGCGCTGA
- a CDS encoding DUF1302 domain-containing protein yields MKTANQRLCPLPVSSLACAVSATVLLSLSTPSHAFQIDTGNPDLSASWDNTIKYSNAWRVNKLDHKVAVGPGTANSNPNLDDGDRNFDRGLISNRLDLLSEFDIKYKDVGARLSAASWYDNVYSHDNDNDSPGTANSVSVDHDEFTSDTRRIHGQHTEILDAFVYGSKEIGTTSLSGRLGQFTQIYGESLFFGANGIANAQSTVDLVKLQSVPGSQFKEILMPTKQVSGNWQLNDKVSVGAYYQFEWNKTRLPAAGSYFSGADFVGEGGERVFFPTGELLHGKDKDARNSGQFGAQLKFAVEDWEFGLYAAKYHEKTPVFYFRPAALAPGADDTFINVYPEDIKVFGASFSTLVGEANIAGETSIRLDTPLAGVGGTIITGMDSDNDSNPAYPIGRSWHAQVSMVNVYGGSALWDGASFVGELAFNRRLSVTKNADQLDPNTTRDAFALRFTFEPQYFQVFPGIDVQAPITVGYNPSGRSSVTPQAFGPEHGGDLTLGLKADYKKQWYASLSYTNFFGEAGPVINSANSFTYQQNMKDRDFVAFSIQRTF; encoded by the coding sequence ATGAAAACAGCCAACCAGCGGCTCTGCCCGTTGCCGGTTTCCAGCCTCGCTTGCGCGGTTAGCGCAACGGTCCTGCTAAGCCTCTCGACGCCATCGCACGCCTTCCAGATCGACACCGGCAATCCCGATCTTTCGGCGAGCTGGGACAATACGATCAAGTACAGCAACGCTTGGCGCGTGAATAAACTCGATCACAAGGTCGCGGTCGGTCCGGGCACGGCCAACAGCAATCCTAACCTGGATGATGGCGACCGCAATTTCGATCGCGGGCTCATTTCCAACCGCCTGGATCTGCTGTCCGAATTCGACATCAAGTACAAAGATGTCGGTGCCCGTCTCAGCGCGGCGTCCTGGTACGACAATGTCTACAGCCACGACAACGATAACGACTCACCCGGCACCGCCAACTCCGTGAGCGTCGATCACGATGAGTTCACCAGCGACACCCGGCGCATCCACGGACAGCACACTGAAATCCTCGATGCCTTTGTCTACGGCTCAAAGGAAATCGGCACCACCTCGTTGTCCGGGCGCCTGGGGCAGTTCACGCAGATCTACGGTGAAAGCCTTTTCTTCGGGGCCAACGGTATCGCCAATGCGCAATCCACGGTTGATCTGGTGAAGCTCCAATCAGTGCCCGGGTCTCAGTTCAAAGAGATTCTGATGCCGACCAAACAGGTGTCCGGCAACTGGCAGTTGAACGATAAGGTCAGTGTCGGCGCCTACTACCAGTTCGAGTGGAACAAGACCCGTCTGCCCGCAGCGGGCAGCTACTTCAGCGGTGCGGATTTTGTCGGTGAAGGCGGGGAACGGGTGTTCTTCCCGACTGGCGAGTTGCTCCACGGCAAGGACAAGGATGCGAGGAACTCAGGGCAGTTCGGTGCACAACTCAAGTTCGCCGTCGAGGACTGGGAGTTCGGCCTGTACGCCGCCAAGTACCACGAAAAGACCCCGGTGTTTTACTTCCGTCCGGCCGCGTTGGCGCCGGGTGCGGATGACACGTTCATCAACGTGTATCCCGAAGACATCAAGGTCTTCGGTGCAAGTTTCAGCACTCTGGTCGGCGAAGCGAACATCGCCGGTGAAACCTCGATCCGGCTTGATACGCCGCTGGCGGGCGTCGGCGGAACGATCATTACCGGCATGGATTCCGACAACGATTCGAACCCCGCTTACCCGATTGGCCGGTCGTGGCATGCCCAGGTCTCGATGGTCAACGTCTATGGCGGATCGGCGCTGTGGGATGGCGCCTCTTTCGTCGGTGAACTGGCGTTCAACCGCCGGCTGAGCGTGACCAAAAATGCCGATCAACTGGACCCCAACACCACCCGCGATGCCTTCGCGCTGCGCTTCACGTTCGAACCGCAGTACTTCCAGGTGTTTCCCGGGATCGATGTCCAGGCGCCGATCACTGTTGGCTACAACCCTTCCGGACGTTCTTCGGTCACGCCCCAGGCGTTTGGCCCGGAACATGGCGGTGACCTGACATTGGGACTCAAGGCCGATTACAAGAAGCAGTGGTACGCCTCGTTGAGCTACACCAACTTCTTCGGTGAGGCTGGGCCGGTCATCAACTCTGCCAACTCATTCACCTATCAGCAAAACATGAAAGACCGGGATTTCGTGGCGTTCTCGATCCAGCGAACCTTTTAA
- a CDS encoding GntR family transcriptional regulator, translating into MILSPNSPLIDVALTKMKKAIVCCELAPGEKLKVAELSKTYGLSSSPIREALNRLTQDGVVEASDNKGFRVAPISTTDFRDITRMRCLLECEALADAIQYGDDTWEADVLGAFHRLNLIEKKLGNGELVLDDEWSTRHKAFHFALFAACPSPLMLKMIDSLFDRAERYRRFSAKQRITPRHKGNEHQQLMETALARDSEKAVTLLRNHIQETLGRTVEAIERQQATLQ; encoded by the coding sequence ATGATCCTCTCCCCCAACAGTCCGCTGATCGATGTCGCGCTGACGAAGATGAAAAAAGCGATTGTTTGCTGTGAGCTGGCCCCCGGCGAAAAACTCAAAGTCGCAGAGCTGTCCAAAACCTACGGACTCAGCAGCTCCCCTATTCGTGAAGCGCTCAATCGACTGACCCAGGATGGCGTTGTCGAAGCCAGCGATAACAAGGGGTTCAGGGTTGCGCCTATTTCCACGACGGACTTCCGGGACATCACGCGAATGCGTTGTCTGCTGGAATGCGAAGCGCTGGCAGATGCCATTCAGTATGGCGATGACACGTGGGAAGCCGACGTACTGGGTGCGTTTCACCGCTTGAATTTGATCGAGAAAAAACTCGGAAACGGCGAGCTCGTGCTCGATGATGAGTGGTCCACCCGGCACAAGGCATTCCACTTTGCGCTGTTCGCCGCCTGCCCTTCACCGTTGATGTTGAAGATGATCGACTCCCTGTTTGACCGGGCCGAGCGCTACCGACGTTTTTCAGCCAAGCAGCGAATCACCCCAAGACACAAGGGCAATGAGCATCAGCAACTGATGGAGACTGCTTTGGCGCGTGACTCCGAAAAAGCAGTGACGCTGTTGCGCAATCACATTCAGGAGACCCTGGGCCGAACCGTCGAAGCGATCGAACGCCAACAAGCCACGCTTCAATAG
- a CDS encoding bifunctional 3-(3-hydroxy-phenyl)propionate/3-hydroxycinnamic acid hydroxylase, whose product MDYDVIIVGMGPVGALCANLAGMWGLDALVVDKTETVYTNPRAMGFDHEVMRVFGNIGLANEIAEHVMPYRPSEYRTTGSRLIKRIDAAKPPFALGWAPNYVFSQPPVERALRGKIADLKSVTMELGSEVLSVDSTGSQAHVRIQAKDGIERTVTAEYVLACDGGTSPIRTRLGLKMEDLAFDEPWLVVDVILNDGAGEHLPKTNVQFCELARPCTFVVGPGRHRRWEFMINPDEQPSEISQPEAIKKLIARWLPEGDYQLWRASAYRFHALILEQWKADRVFFLGDAAHMTPPFLAQGMCQGIRDALNLVWKLALVKGGLAAPAFLNTYQTERIPHVRQTTMAAKEFGGVICERDSEKTAIRDARLIQQMTENPDGIIRQSLIPGLSQGFVAQVAPAGELFPQPMVINHAGKQALLDEFTGQSFRVVIAPGFDASALLRCLHSSQSLKGLPIHVVRLVSAQQPGTRTADDYQEVDGVLAQWLERRGCNVVIVRPDHYVYGGAVTVAWAMELLEGMELALWCKEPEQAAQGHGGTCDTTLRFAQALSQ is encoded by the coding sequence ATGGACTACGATGTCATCATTGTTGGAATGGGGCCGGTGGGTGCTCTGTGCGCAAATCTGGCCGGCATGTGGGGGCTGGATGCGCTCGTCGTGGACAAGACCGAAACGGTGTACACCAACCCCCGGGCCATGGGCTTTGACCATGAAGTGATGCGTGTCTTCGGCAATATTGGCTTGGCCAATGAGATCGCCGAGCATGTCATGCCTTATCGTCCCTCGGAGTACCGAACTACCGGATCCCGGCTGATCAAGCGCATCGATGCCGCCAAGCCGCCCTTTGCGCTGGGGTGGGCGCCTAACTATGTATTCTCGCAACCACCGGTCGAGCGTGCACTGCGCGGTAAAATTGCCGATTTGAAGTCCGTCACCATGGAACTCGGTTCAGAGGTTCTATCTGTCGATTCCACAGGCTCGCAAGCGCACGTGCGCATTCAGGCCAAAGACGGGATTGAGCGTACGGTCACGGCGGAGTATGTGCTGGCGTGCGATGGTGGAACCAGCCCGATCCGTACCCGTCTGGGGCTGAAAATGGAGGATCTCGCGTTCGACGAGCCGTGGCTGGTGGTCGACGTGATCCTCAACGACGGGGCGGGCGAGCATCTGCCGAAGACCAACGTGCAGTTTTGCGAGCTGGCCAGACCGTGCACATTTGTCGTCGGCCCTGGTCGGCATCGTCGTTGGGAATTCATGATCAATCCTGATGAGCAGCCTTCGGAAATCTCGCAGCCTGAAGCGATCAAGAAGCTGATCGCTCGTTGGTTGCCGGAGGGTGACTACCAACTATGGCGGGCCTCTGCGTATAGATTCCACGCGCTGATTCTGGAGCAGTGGAAAGCCGACCGAGTGTTCTTCCTCGGGGACGCGGCCCATATGACGCCGCCGTTCCTGGCACAAGGCATGTGCCAGGGGATCCGCGATGCGCTGAATCTGGTCTGGAAGCTTGCGCTGGTAAAAGGAGGGCTGGCAGCTCCTGCGTTTCTGAACACCTATCAGACCGAGCGAATTCCCCATGTCCGCCAAACCACGATGGCGGCCAAGGAGTTTGGCGGAGTGATCTGCGAGCGCGATAGCGAGAAAACCGCGATTCGGGATGCGCGTTTGATCCAGCAAATGACGGAGAACCCTGACGGGATCATCAGGCAATCACTGATTCCCGGTTTGTCTCAAGGCTTTGTCGCGCAAGTCGCGCCGGCCGGTGAGCTGTTTCCTCAACCGATGGTCATCAACCATGCCGGCAAGCAGGCGCTGCTCGATGAGTTTACCGGCCAGTCCTTTCGCGTGGTCATTGCGCCCGGATTCGACGCCAGCGCTTTGTTGAGATGTCTGCACAGCAGTCAATCGCTAAAAGGTTTGCCCATCCATGTCGTGCGGTTGGTCAGCGCTCAACAGCCAGGAACGCGCACTGCCGATGATTATCAGGAGGTTGATGGCGTACTGGCGCAATGGCTTGAGCGTCGAGGCTGCAATGTCGTCATCGTACGGCCAGATCACTACGTGTATGGCGGGGCGGTCACGGTGGCCTGGGCGATGGAGTTGCTTGAGGGCATGGAGCTTGCGCTGTGGTGCAAGGAGCCGGAGCAGGCTGCACAGGGTCATGGCGGTACGTGCGATACGACGCTCAGGTTTGCACAGGCGCTAAGCCAGTAA
- a CDS encoding VOC family protein, producing MPALPTINFTHTGVFCADLDRMVDFYCRTLGFIVSDKGVASTGHRLFFMTQNPELHHQVVLFDGKPADLPFNPINQLSFLLNSLDDLKTYYQFAKKCGIEGILQVDHGNAWSIYFKDPEGNPIEMYVDAPFYTAQPCKEPLDLELPSEVILAQTEAMCKRRPGFQTREQWMDSIRAKIAEQRVRIG from the coding sequence ATGCCCGCCTTACCAACCATCAATTTCACCCACACCGGCGTGTTTTGCGCAGACCTCGATCGTATGGTCGATTTTTACTGCCGCACCTTGGGCTTCATCGTCAGTGACAAAGGTGTCGCCTCAACGGGGCATCGGCTGTTCTTCATGACGCAAAACCCGGAACTGCATCACCAGGTCGTACTCTTTGACGGCAAACCTGCTGACCTGCCATTCAACCCGATCAATCAATTGTCGTTTCTGCTCAATTCCCTGGACGACTTGAAGACTTACTACCAATTCGCCAAAAAATGCGGCATCGAAGGGATTCTCCAGGTGGATCACGGGAACGCCTGGTCGATCTACTTCAAAGACCCTGAAGGCAACCCCATCGAAATGTATGTCGATGCGCCTTTCTACACCGCTCAACCTTGCAAGGAGCCACTCGATCTCGAACTGCCGAGCGAGGTCATCCTGGCCCAGACCGAAGCCATGTGTAAGCGCCGCCCCGGTTTCCAGACGCGAGAGCAATGGATGGATTCCATTCGGGCGAAGATCGCAGAGCAGCGGGTTCGAATCGGCTGA
- a CDS encoding fumarylacetoacetate hydrolase family protein, which produces MKLISYRKEGKAHFGAVSGDGVVELTRRFAQVPDLASFLANPLLVQEARKIVEAVQPDYPFSSIQLESVIPNPGKVICVGINYVAHAEEAGRKVGEFPVIFQRFAETLLPHGEPLVRPQVSEQFDFEAELAVVIGKGGAHIDPADAMDHVAGYTCFNDASVRDWQFHTHQYGMGKTFRKTGALGPWVIPASEIPDYRKLVVRGVLNGEQLQEGSLSELAFDIPHLISYVSKALPWNPGDILATGTPSGIGFKRNPPIFLKPGDVFEVVITEIGTLSNGVIDEA; this is translated from the coding sequence ATGAAGCTGATTTCGTACCGTAAAGAAGGAAAGGCCCATTTCGGCGCCGTGTCGGGTGACGGGGTGGTCGAGCTGACCCGTCGTTTTGCGCAGGTTCCGGACCTCGCATCCTTTCTGGCCAATCCGCTGTTGGTGCAGGAGGCACGCAAAATCGTAGAGGCCGTCCAGCCCGACTACCCGTTTTCCAGCATTCAACTGGAGTCGGTCATACCCAATCCCGGCAAGGTGATTTGTGTGGGGATCAACTATGTGGCTCACGCCGAAGAGGCGGGCCGAAAGGTTGGGGAGTTCCCGGTGATTTTCCAGCGTTTTGCCGAAACCCTGCTTCCCCACGGCGAGCCGCTGGTCAGGCCTCAGGTGTCAGAGCAATTTGATTTTGAAGCTGAACTGGCCGTGGTGATCGGGAAGGGTGGTGCGCACATCGATCCCGCCGATGCAATGGATCACGTCGCGGGTTACACCTGCTTCAACGATGCTAGCGTTCGCGATTGGCAGTTCCATACGCACCAGTACGGCATGGGCAAGACCTTCAGAAAAACCGGCGCGTTGGGCCCATGGGTCATTCCGGCGTCGGAAATTCCCGATTACCGTAAGCTAGTGGTACGGGGTGTACTCAATGGCGAGCAATTGCAGGAAGGCAGCCTTTCAGAATTGGCATTCGACATTCCGCATTTGATTTCGTATGTGTCGAAGGCTCTTCCATGGAACCCGGGCGACATTCTGGCAACCGGTACGCCGAGCGGGATTGGCTTCAAGAGAAATCCACCGATTTTCCTGAAACCCGGTGATGTATTCGAAGTGGTCATCACCGAGATCGGGACACTATCCAACGGCGTTATTGACGAAGCCTAA
- a CDS encoding amino acid synthesis family protein codes for MSLVMVRKVKLDIEEVFHEGGPRSSVPLRIAVATAVVANPYAGQYVEDLLPFMQELRGLGAELSQRLILALGGAQHVQAYGKGAIVGEDGELEHGAVWHEAGGWAMREALGNPKAIVPAAKTIGGPGCRVMIPLGHIQAAYVRSHFGVAEMTVWDGPRRGEIAFGLAMATGGRIHARLGGLAASEVKGEDGLR; via the coding sequence ATGTCGCTTGTGATGGTTCGTAAGGTAAAACTGGACATCGAAGAAGTGTTCCACGAAGGCGGGCCTCGCTCGTCGGTCCCACTGAGGATTGCGGTCGCCACCGCCGTGGTCGCCAACCCTTACGCGGGTCAATATGTAGAAGACCTGCTGCCGTTCATGCAGGAATTGAGAGGGCTGGGTGCAGAGCTGTCCCAGCGGCTGATCCTCGCGCTGGGCGGTGCCCAACACGTGCAGGCCTATGGCAAAGGTGCAATCGTCGGTGAAGACGGCGAGTTGGAACACGGTGCGGTCTGGCACGAAGCCGGTGGCTGGGCAATGCGTGAAGCGCTCGGCAATCCGAAGGCGATCGTGCCGGCGGCGAAGACCATCGGCGGCCCTGGTTGCCGGGTGATGATCCCGCTCGGGCACATCCAGGCGGCCTATGTTCGCAGCCACTTCGGCGTGGCTGAAATGACCGTATGGGACGGCCCTCGTCGCGGCGAAATCGCTTTTGGCCTGGCCATGGCCACGGGCGGACGGATTCATGCGCGACTCGGTGGTCTGGCTGCCAGCGAGGTGAAGGGCGAAGACGGGCTGCGTTAG
- a CDS encoding alcohol dehydrogenase catalytic domain-containing protein, producing the protein MTAKTMRAARLYEGGKPMVIEQMPVPEIRPTEVLVKVKACGIVPNLHNILTNWVKWFPQNPLPKLPATFGLDPTGVIEAIGEQVYDFKVGDRVYVNPGRHCGSCRACRAGNTIACTAYTFNGYFGFTSKSPRMFEDYPYGGLCEYIPAPQYSLVKLPENLSFETAARLGYLGTAYKAMLKANVGPGTTLLINGISGTLGLGAVALALAMGARKILGTARNQELFQRVKDLAAPGRIEIHTLGTIPTNEWVSEVTHGEGVDVVIDALGPGAPHETLTQALKSIHRGGHLVNIGAIAGEVPIDLHWIMDNDIQISGSAWFTTGQGQAMADMVESGTLDLSFFENTAFSLEDVNGAITGIENRHGGFSNYVICP; encoded by the coding sequence ATGACTGCAAAAACTATGCGCGCCGCACGTCTGTATGAAGGCGGTAAACCCATGGTCATCGAGCAAATGCCCGTCCCCGAGATTCGCCCGACCGAGGTGCTGGTCAAGGTCAAGGCGTGCGGGATCGTCCCGAACCTTCACAACATTCTGACCAACTGGGTCAAATGGTTCCCCCAGAACCCATTACCGAAACTGCCGGCGACTTTCGGCCTCGACCCCACGGGGGTCATCGAGGCTATAGGCGAACAGGTCTACGACTTCAAGGTCGGTGACCGGGTCTATGTCAATCCGGGCCGCCACTGTGGTTCCTGCCGGGCTTGTCGAGCGGGCAACACCATTGCTTGCACCGCCTACACCTTCAATGGCTATTTCGGTTTCACGTCAAAAAGCCCGCGCATGTTCGAAGACTATCCCTACGGTGGCCTTTGCGAGTACATCCCTGCTCCACAATACAGTCTGGTGAAACTGCCCGAGAACCTCAGTTTCGAGACGGCCGCGCGACTGGGCTACCTGGGTACCGCCTACAAGGCAATGCTCAAGGCCAATGTCGGGCCCGGCACCACCCTGCTGATCAATGGCATCAGTGGCACGCTCGGCTTGGGTGCCGTCGCGCTGGCGCTGGCCATGGGCGCTCGCAAGATCCTCGGCACGGCTCGTAACCAGGAGCTCTTCCAGCGGGTGAAAGACCTCGCCGCACCAGGCCGGATTGAAATTCACACGTTGGGCACGATACCCACCAATGAATGGGTCAGTGAAGTCACCCACGGTGAAGGCGTCGATGTGGTTATCGATGCCCTGGGCCCAGGGGCACCACACGAGACCCTGACCCAAGCCCTCAAGTCCATTCACCGCGGCGGGCATCTGGTCAATATCGGTGCTATCGCAGGTGAGGTCCCCATCGATCTGCACTGGATCATGGACAACGACATCCAGATCAGTGGCTCGGCCTGGTTCACTACAGGACAAGGACAAGCCATGGCGGACATGGTGGAATCCGGGACACTGGATCTTTCATTCTTCGAAAACACCGCCTTTAGCCTGGAAGACGTCAACGGCGCAATAACCGGCATTGAAAATCGTCATGGTGGCTTCAGTAACTACGTCATCTGCCCCTGA